A stretch of DNA from Fusobacterium perfoetens:
GCTGACATAGCTGTTGCAACAAATGCAGGACAAATCAAAACTGGTTCAACTTCAAGAACTGACAGAATGGCTAAATATAACCAATTATTAAGAATTGAAGAAGAATTAGGAGATATGGCTCAATACAAAGGAATGGATGTATTCTACAACCTTTCTAAATAGTTGAAAAATTTAAGTTAGAATAAACGGGCGGCGAAACAGCCGCCTTTTTATATTTATAAGAAATGTTATAAAATTATAAAAACTAAAAAATTTTTTAATAAATATAAAATATCAGTACACTTTTTTTAGTTATGGAAAAAAAGAGCATATTATGATAGAATTTAGTAGATTAAGTGAGGTGATAGCTTGGAAAAAATACTAAATGTTCCCAATCATATTGCCATTATAATGGATGGTAATGGAAGATGGGCAAAAAATCAAAATAAGCCAAGAGTTTTTGGACATAAGGCAGGAGCAAATACTTTAAGAAAATTAATGGAATATTGTAATAAAATAGGTGTGACTTATTTAACTGTCTATGCTTTTTCTACTGAAAATTGGAAAAGATCACAGGAAGAAGTGGATGCTCTTATGTTTCTTTTTAAAAGTTATATAAAATCAGAAAGAGAAAATCTTTTAAAAAATAAAATAAGATTTATGGTTTCAGGAAGAGAAGAAGGAGTAAACCCATCTTTAATGGAAGCTATAAAGGAACTTGAAGAAGTGACTTCAAAAGACTATGAAATGACTCTTAACATAGCTTTTAATTATGGTGGAAGGGCAGAGATAATAGATGCAGTAAATAAAATTTTAAAAGATGGAAAAGCTTCTGTAACAGAAGAAGAGTTTTCAAAATATCTTTATAATGATATTCCTGATCCTGACTTGGTAATAAGAACAAGTGGAGAATTTAGAATTTCAAATTTCCTGCTTTGGCAGATAGCATATTCTGAAATATATATCACAGATAAATATTGGCCTGATTTTGATGAAGAAGAGATGGATAAAGCTCTTTTAAGTTATAGTAAAAGAGAAAGAAGATTTGGAGGAAGATTAGATGTTAAATAGAATACTAGTAGCATTGGTAGGAATACCAGTTTTGATGTATGTGTATTACAGCGGAGGAATTCCTCTTCTTGTTTTTACTAATGCAGTGATAGGTATAGGATTGTATGAATTTTATAAGATGTCAGAACTTGCAGGACAAAAACCTTTTTCAAAATTAGGAATATGTGCAGGTCTTGTAATACCAAATCTTATTTATTTTTCAGATCCTTTAAAAATGGATGTTTTTATACTTTTACCTCTTACAGCCCTTATCATATGCACTATGGGGATAAGAATTTTTGAAAATAAAGTAGAAAATGCAAGTATTGATATAGGAGTAACAGCTTTAGGTGTTGCTTATATATCTGTATTATTCAGTCATATTATATTACTGACTTATCTTCCTGATGGAGGAAAATGGCTTATAGCTGTTCAGGTAATGGTATGGGTATGTGACAGTGCTGCGTATTTTGTAGGAATAAATATAGGAAGAAAATTCTTTAAAGAGGGATTTAGTATAATAAGCCCTAAAAAATCAAAAGAAGGCGCAATAGGAGCTATAGTTTTTACAATAGCAGCAATATGTCTTATAAATATGAAGTTTAAACTTCTGTCTGAAAATTATTTTATTGTTGCTGTTTTAGGTTTTCTTGTAAGTATTGTTGCACAAATTGGGGATCTTGCAGAATCTATGTTTAAAAGAGAGTTTAAAATAAAAGATTCAGGAAGAATACTAGG
This window harbors:
- a CDS encoding phosphatidate cytidylyltransferase translates to MLNRILVALVGIPVLMYVYYSGGIPLLVFTNAVIGIGLYEFYKMSELAGQKPFSKLGICAGLVIPNLIYFSDPLKMDVFILLPLTALIICTMGIRIFENKVENASIDIGVTALGVAYISVLFSHIILLTYLPDGGKWLIAVQVMVWVCDSAAYFVGINIGRKFFKEGFSIISPKKSKEGAIGAIVFTIAAICLINMKFKLLSENYFIVAVLGFLVSIVAQIGDLAESMFKREFKIKDSGRILGEHGGILDRFDSMIFVVPTVYYILKIFVY
- the uppS gene encoding polyprenyl diphosphate synthase encodes the protein MEKILNVPNHIAIIMDGNGRWAKNQNKPRVFGHKAGANTLRKLMEYCNKIGVTYLTVYAFSTENWKRSQEEVDALMFLFKSYIKSERENLLKNKIRFMVSGREEGVNPSLMEAIKELEEVTSKDYEMTLNIAFNYGGRAEIIDAVNKILKDGKASVTEEEFSKYLYNDIPDPDLVIRTSGEFRISNFLLWQIAYSEIYITDKYWPDFDEEEMDKALLSYSKRERRFGGRLDVK